A section of the Girardinichthys multiradiatus isolate DD_20200921_A chromosome 5, DD_fGirMul_XY1, whole genome shotgun sequence genome encodes:
- the LOC124868804 gene encoding intelectin-like, with amino-acid sequence MGVFQVDWQGFNTPAFNSPSMVSAIPASAAGYLNETTDLPEVIVEGTEKLTRTNFEWLRKVSDRSKYIARSCKEILDKHDEREDGIYYLTTTNGMIYQTFCDMNTAGGGWTLVASVHENSVYGRCTVGDRWSSQQGNNPNQPDGDGNWSNRNTFGVVEGATSDDYKNPGYYDIFAADVSLWHVPNNFPVEHWNLAAILRYHTDSNFLRLYGGNLFNLFKQFPVRYNVGTCSSRGPAVPIVYDHGDRESTRYLYGMESRMEFDPGFITFRPINNEQSAMAICSGVKPRGCNSEHYCIGGGGYFHPDQCGDFPSFDWDRLGREQGWSASKEMTESAVLLFYR; translated from the exons ATGGGGGTGTTTCAGGTAGACTGGCAGGGTTTCAACACGCCTGCTTTTAACAGCCCCTCAATGGTGTCAGCCATTCCCGCCTCTGCAGCAGGATACT TAAACGAAACGACTGACCTCCCAGAAGTTATTGTGGAAGGCACAGAGAAACTCACCAGGACAAACTTTGAATGGTTGCGGAAAGTGAGCGACAGATCCAAATACATTGCCCGAAGCTGTAAAGAAATCCTGGATAAACATGATGAACGAGAAG ATGGGATATACTACCTGACCACAACTAATGGGATGATATATCAGACTTTCTGTGACATGAACACTGCTGGAGGTGGCTGGACACTGGTGGCCAGTGTCCATGAAAATAGCGTTTATGGACGATGCACTGTGGGGGATCGCTGGTCCAGTCAGCAGGGTAACAATCCAAATCAGCCGGATGGAGATGGAAACTGGTCCAACAGAAACACCTTTGGTGTAGTAGAGGGTGCTACGTCTGATGATTACAAG AATCCAGGTTACTATGATATCTTTGCGGCAGACGTGTCTTTGTGGCACGTTCCCAACAACTTCCCAGTGGAGCACTGGAACCTGGCAGCCATTCTTCGCTACCACACTGACAGTAACTTCCTTCGTCTTTATGGGGGAAACCTCTTTAACCTGTTTAAG CAATTTCCAGTAAGGTACAATGTTGGCACGTGCTCCAGTAGGGGACCAGCAGTTCCTATTGTGTATGACCATGGGGACAGGGAGTCCACCAGATATCTATATGGAATGGAATCAAGaa TGGAGTTTGATCCTGGCTTCATCACATTCAGACCCATAAACAATGAACAATCAGCCATGGCTATCTGTTCTGGGGTCAAACCCAGAGGGTGCAACTCTGAACAT TATTGTATAGGAGGAGGAGGATATTTCCACCCGGACCAGTGTGGAGATTTCCCATCATTTGACTGGGACAGGCTGGGAAGAGAACAAGGCTGGAGCGCCTCCAAGGAGATGACCGAGTCTGCTGTCCTGCTGTTTTACCGCTGA